The following DNA comes from Huiozyma naganishii CBS 8797 chromosome 8, complete genome.
CTGACCGCTGCTGCcgactgctgctgctgctgtggggGGACCGCGGTTCTCCCCGCTGCAATGGAGTCCAACGGCGGGAACCGCAGCGGTGAGTGTGGACTGGGATCCTGTGCGGAGAGGTTCGGATTTGTGAACTTGTTCATGGGTGGAAGTGAGATGTTTCTCGTGTGTTTGTCCCGAAGAGGTGACCGTTCTGCcggttcctcctccttaATGACGATGGAGTCCGAGAGCGATGCGACGGCCTGTGCGCCAATCCGGGCGGGCGAGTTCGTCCTACGGTGGTACGGCGCCGCACCTGGGGTTGTACCGGTGGCAGCAGGCGTTGGCGGGAACTTGTACTGCTGTTGTGAGGCTGCTGGTGTAGGTGCGGGCGAGCGAGATGGTGCAGGTGCCGGTACCGGCGCCGCTTGTGTGGACGAAGGTTTCTCCCCCAGGGAAAGCAACTGTGCGAGTTGTTCGGGTGGGACGCCACTTGCCGTTGCGGTCTTGAGCAGTTCTATGTTTTTGTTCGCCGTCTCGAGCGTGTAGTATCGCTGTTTCGTGCGTTCCTGTTCTATCTTGAGGTCTATTGCCTTGGACAGCACCTCCGGCGGGACCTCCTGGGTCCCATCGTTGGGTGATTTGCCCACGCCGAATATAAGTTCCAGCAGCGACATGCGATGGTTGCCCTCGCTTTCAACGGACCCTCTCTTCCTCCCTGTGAGTGTCTCCCGCGTGTATAATAATATCGTTAAATGTGGGAAGATTCAAAGAACCGGCGATGGGGCAGACACTCGGAGTTGCGTAGTGGTAGATTAGACCGTTGTAAGACGATgtagtatatatatatgtgtgtatataaGGCAAGCTGTGTTGTGCCTAAacctgttcttcaaagactgTTTCGATTGGCTTCTCCATGAGGGACGCGTGTGCGAAGATGGTTACTGAAGAGGCACCGACGAGCCACAGCATTGCAGAGATTGGGGACGCGAAGAACCCTAGTGGCACAGCGACACACAGCAGCGCGGTGTACAGCTGCGTTGGCTGGAACACACCAAACGGCGTAGTCAGTTCCTGGCCTTGCAACTTCCCGATCCCCCACACACCCACGAACACGAACACGATGACGGAGAGGAGAAGCAAGTTGGTGAAGAGGGTGTAGAGGGAGAGCATGGCGACGACAAGGGCGTAGTTGCTCGAGTAGTAGCCCAAGTTGTAGCTGACACGCTGCTGGATCTCTGACATGTTAGCTGGCTTGGACACGGCGCgcaagttgaagaactctTGGGGCGGCCTCAGCGAGGCCAGTTTGCTTCTGGCAGCCTGCAGTTGGGACTTGACTCCCTCCAGGGAGAGATTCTCGGTGAAGCTAGCAGCTTGCTGAAAGGAAAAGAGGGCAGGGGACGAGAGAGTGGTCAACTCCCCACAAACACAAATCGCGTTCCACTGTTAGTACTCAATGCACAAAGCAAAatacaaaataaaaagatACCGAGCCCAGGTGGGATTCCTCTGGCCAGCCCAGCCCACCTCAGGGGGGCAACAATCGCTAAGGAAGTAACATACCGAAAGAGCAGTAAACTGGTTCATGTCGATCTGGGGTTTAGTAGCTCGCACTGTGCCTAACTGCAAAGACCAGCCACCAACCGCCCACTGGACACACTGCGATGAATCGAAGACTTGGGTCTCTTTCTGTGCTGTTCAAATCgaaaaagagcaaaaacACGAAAAGTGAACTGTTTTGGCGTCACGTGAATGCGCTGGGCGGGGCTGCGCTGGGCGCTCGCGGCCCACTTGTCTGGTCAAACGCCGTTCCCTTTCAACCATGTCACGTACTTTCCCACCctctgttcaaagttctcTTCGTCTTTCCATCACTGTACTTGCTCGCTATCGGGCTCCCGCCCGTACTCAGCTTCAGAGGGAGTGTACCACCCACTGGGCCAGCTGCGATTTTGGTCACTTGGCACGAGTCTGGATGTGGGCGCTCGTGGCTAGTGATGTGATGTTGTGGGAGGTGGGCGGCTAGCGGTTGTTGATGCTACATACTGCTggtggttgctgttgctaCTTACTTACTTGCTAGTCCCGGGCCCATGTTCAGTTCCCCACGCCCAGGTCCTGGGCCACCAGGGAGCGGCATATTGGGTGGTACGTGCCCGCGTACTTCTGGAAAGTCTGCAACGCAAGCGGTTCGTTCACAGCCTGCAGCAGGCGGTACCCGGGCCGCACGAACTTCATACGCCCCACGGTGCCCAGCCAGTCGGCAAGAGCGGAGTCGTACCCTGCCAGTCTCGCAGTACAAGCGAACTTGAATTTTTTGGCAATGACCTCGGCGTTTTGAGACTGTGTCGTCTTCGCAGCGTACATTTCCAGAAGGGTCTGTGCGGCACGTTGGGGCTGCGCGGAGGACCACTCGGTCTGGCGTGATGAGGACAGCGTCTCCAAGAATAGCACCACTTGGTTTGCGTTGAACTGTGAGACGTCATCGGGACGGAACTCCCCCACCGTTGCCCCGTCTGCCCGCTTCGCATACGCAATCCACCTGTCGGCAAGTGCATACACTTGTGTCGCCAGTGAGGTGTCGAATTCAGGTTTGGGCGGCAGCCCAGGTGCAAACAGCCACGTTGCCCAGTCGACTCCCCCCTGAAGTAGACGCCACTGGTCCACACTCCGGTTACGGTAAAACGAGAACAGCGTGTCCAGGAACTGGAAAGTGTCCAGTGACCGGTGTGCAAACAAGCCAAAATAGTGTTTGATAAAGGGGTCGAATTCAGAGGGGCCACCGAGCAACTGCTCCAAGTGGAAAAGCAAATTGAACCCCTTCTCGTACGGTACCGTCGAAAAGGCGTCATCGGGATCCGTCTCGGAATCGAGCCGCTGTACGAGCGTCGAAAACCGTGTAGGGTCCCGCATCGCGGCAATTGAGTTCTCCAAATCAGACCACCCGATCAACGCAGAGAAGTGGCGTGCTGGCTCACCTTGAAGCCGCGCAAGGATCCGCCTCTCCAGGTACACGGTCCACCCTTCATTTAACCAGAAATGGTTCCAAGAGCAGTTCGTGACAAGGTTCCCCGACCACGAGTGTGCCAACTCGTGCGCAATCACGTCGATGTTCGACTTGTCGTGCGCAATCAGCGTCGGCGTCGCAAACGTCATGTTGGGACTCTCCATGCCCCCATACGGGTACGACGCCACGTTCACCAGAATGTCGTAGGTGCCCCATCCGTACCGCTGGCCCACAATCGCCTCACCGGCAGTAATGAACTGCTCGACGTCCCCCTCAAATTCCCACTGCGCATCCCTCAACATCTCTGGTGTCGCGTAGACGTGAGACCGCGGGCCAATCCTCGCCCGAGACAAGTCCCCAGAGGCAATACCGATCAGATACGCAGGGATGGGCACCTTCTGTTCAAAAGTGTACACTCCGGGACGTGTCTCAGCACCGTTCTTGCTCGTCCCTGAAAAGACCACAGGCAAAGGTGAAGTTATCTCTGCCTCAAAGGTAGATTTCACAGAGGGTGTATCGAAGCAGGGGAACAACGATCTCGCATGGATGGCCTCTAGTTGTGTGAACACGTATGGGTGACCCCCGCCAGCTTGCTCCTTGTCCAGCCATTGCAGTGCAGTACACTGCTCCGTCGTCTCGAAGTCTATCTCTAGGGAGAACCCGGTAACACTGGGCGCAGATGCAGGTGTCACAACAAGGCGAGACCCTAGTGGGCCGCTCCTCGGTTCTACGGTGAACTGCTTCACCGGAGTCCCATCCACCTTCACGGCCAAAATGTCCAAGTAGGACGTGTCCAGGTGGATATCCTCCGCTGCCCCTTGGTGAGCAGCGTCTCGGTTCGCGTACTTCAATTGATGCACCACTGTGCCCCGGATCCGTCTCCTGTCGAAATCAAGACGCATAGTCAGCGCAGTGTGCGCCTGCAATTGGAAGGCCGTGTAGTTGGACAGCGTCGAGCAGTCCCGTTCGGGCGACTGCGCGGGACGCCTCTCCTCAATGCTAGGTGGTAGTAGCGTAGGCTCAGCACCCATCCCTATCTGATGCAATTGACCTGTCGTGCTTGTGCTTGTGCTTGTGCCCCCTCTGGGGCCTCTGGTTGCAACTTCTGTTTGAActtgttgttcaattcgTGCAAATGCACTTCCGCGCAACACGCCGTCACAGGAACCATCGCAGTGCCGCGAGAGCAGTGGTCCATGTACCACCGAGTCCCATACCTGTGCCTCGCGGTGTGATGACCGCAGCGAGCATCTGCCACTTGTAGAACGCGGAAATGGTGCGCCGCAGCTCTTGCAGCGCGACTGCGAGTACTTGCAGCACGAAGTAGAGCACAACTCCCACTGCCACAGCGAGTACCGCGTAGACCACTGGCTGCTTGCACAGCAACGTGGCTAGTTGTGCACCCGTAGTGGTGGGAGTTGCACTTGCAATGGGACTCGCGACCGGTGATTCACGGCGTCCACGCCTCCTTTTGAACCGCGCAGCAAACCGTTGGAACCGCCGTCGcgtcttctcctcatcaaACCGCCACATCTCACTGAGTGCGCGATCATAGACATGCAACTTAAGCGACAGAATACACTGTCACAGGGACACCATCGTcgtctcttcaaagtgaaGGTAAAACTCCAATTAAACGTTAAATTTGGAAGCGATGCCTCTCTGTCGcagctgttgttgttgcagcAAACTTGCATAGAGCGACAGCAGACGGTTACAGGAGAGCTGGACACCTGTAGACGTACAAGAGGGCTGTGTTAATTGAGCGAGGGATGTCGAAGCATAGTACAATGACCTCTGGTGCCTCAGAGATGAAGGCGAACTTGAAGCAGCACGCGAGTTTGTTATcaccacagcagcaacggATGCATACAGCCAGTCTCGCGGGCAGTGGCGAGACTGCGCATCAGGCGTACTCCACGAGGGACACAGTGTCGCTGCCGCAGCATAGGCCGGAACACCCGGCGCAGGACCCACGGTCCCCACTCGTTATACTGGTGCCGACGACTGCACAGCCCACGGAGGTGCTCGCTGCACGGTTTGCCGCCTGGCGGAGTGTGATCAAGTCCCTGCTCGGGTATCTCAGCGAGACAGCGTCGATCCAGGAGGAGATTGTGAGACAGCAACTGCGGTTGCAGCATGCGGTGCAGTTCCCCTTCTTTGCAGTGGAGAACCAGTCCCAGCCCAGCTCCTCGGAGGATAAGGCGACTCAGAGGTTTTTCCTTCCGTTAGGTTGTGGATCCGTGCAGAACGTCCCCTCTGTGCTTAACGCGTACCATGGGGCGCTTGCTGCCGTGTCATCGAAGGGCGCGAAGGAGCTAAACAATGAGGTGATCCCGCGGCTTGAGGAGCTCCGTAGGGACCTGCTCGTCAAgatcaaagagatcaagcAA
Coding sequences within:
- the BOP3 gene encoding Bop3p (similar to Saccharomyces cerevisiae BOP3 (YNL042W); ancestral locus Anc_2.270); its protein translation is MSLLELIFGVGKSPNDGTQEVPPEVLSKAIDLKIEQERTKQRYYTLETANKNIELLKTATASGVPPEQLAQLLSLGEKPSSTQAAPVPAPAPSRSPAPTPAASQQQYKFPPTPAATGTTPGAAPYHRRTNSPARIGAQAVASLSDSIVIKEEEPAERSPLRDKHTRNISLPPMNKFTNPNLSAQDPSPHSPLRFPPLDSIAAGRTAVPPQQQQQSAAAVRHGIVAKKTHRRTKSALVAPSFGVIDLSVIEQAEKRATPAPVLAQSSALQECSDDTCSESSSRGGNGSPGVALAAQYRTRPNSVNRLLNNY
- the YIP3 gene encoding Yip3p (similar to Saccharomyces cerevisiae YIP3 (YNL044W); ancestral locus Anc_2.269) is translated as MNQFTALSQAASFTENLSLEGVKSQLQAARSKLASLRPPQEFFNLRAVSKPANMSEIQQRVSYNLGYYSSNYALVVAMLSLYTLFTNLLLLSVIVFVFVGVWGIGKLQGQELTTPFGVFQPTQLYTALLCVAVPLGFFASPISAMLWLVGASSVTIFAHASLMEKPIETVFEEQV
- the LAP2 gene encoding bifunctional aminopeptidase/epoxide hydrolase (similar to Saccharomyces cerevisiae YNL045W; ancestral locus Anc_2.268), translated to MGAEPTLLPPSIEERRPAQSPERDCSTLSNYTAFQLQAHTALTMRLDFDRRRIRGTVVHQLKYANRDAAHQGAAEDIHLDTSYLDILAVKVDGTPVKQFTVEPRSGPLGSRLVVTPASAPSVTGFSLEIDFETTEQCTALQWLDKEQAGGGHPYVFTQLEAIHARSLFPCFDTPSVKSTFEAEITSPLPVVFSGTSKNGAETRPGVYTFEQKVPIPAYLIGIASGDLSRARIGPRSHVYATPEMLRDAQWEFEGDVEQFITAGEAIVGQRYGWGTYDILVNVASYPYGGMESPNMTFATPTLIAHDKSNIDVIAHELAHSWSGNLVTNCSWNHFWLNEGWTVYLERRILARLQGEPARHFSALIGWSDLENSIAAMRDPTRFSTLVQRLDSETDPDDAFSTVPYEKGFNLLFHLEQLLGGPSEFDPFIKHYFGLFAHRSLDTFQFLDTLFSFYRNRSVDQWRLLQGGVDWATWLFAPGLPPKPEFDTSLATQVYALADRWIAYAKRADGATVGEFRPDDVSQFNANQVVLFLETLSSSRQTEWSSAQPQRAAQTLLEMYAAKTTQSQNAEVIAKKFKFACTARLAGYDSALADWLGTVGRMKFVRPGYRLLQAVNEPLALQTFQKYAGTYHPICRSLVAQDLGVGN